TATTGTACGAAGATAGCAACGAGTTCAACAACAAGATGGCTTTATCtgcttcctcgattttcactccgagattggcgagctgtgtgattagtccgttaaacacatttaaatgtgacaaaaaattcgtacctttACCCATCTGTAGGGCGTAtagctgcttcttcaggtacaatttatttgttagcgttttggacatgtatagggtTTCCAACCTTGCCCAAATGCCACGTgtggtgtcttcatcaatgatgttatttaccacatcatctgataagtataacatgattgcactagcagccctTTAATCTAAGTCAGCCCAATCCTGATCTTTGGTATCGGGCATTTTGGCATCAGCATCTAGTACCTTATGTAATCCTTGTTGTATGAGCAGACCTCTAATCCTTCTTTGCCTTGTTGAGAAACTGCTCTCTCCGTTAAATTTTGCTACCCCATACTTTACTCCGGATATTTTTgtttttcaccgagtatagtactaccgacagtgaatagtatttcggtgaacgagcagaacctgtgctctgataccagttgttaggAATAAACtccctacaaaaataatattcacaataataaaagcggaataataacgtagcaccgagatacggtaattaacaagaataaaagagtgacaacgatACCAAGATTATTACgtgaaaaacccttttgaataaggtaAAAACCACGGCCctgagaggagcaactgatatcactatagtaagaaattttatactttgtaggtccgagtaaaatactccaaagaccactacaacactcaaaagaaataactctcttttgatattcccacctcactacaatatcgctcactctttatttttctcacagactattttctaaTGCCCTGTCTGTAATGCCtcactctttctctctctctctttttggtGTGTCTTCAATTGAAACAAAACCGTGCTATTTATAGCAAAGAAATTACTCATGTGACGTCATCAATGACCTCACTATAgtataaacacaagaaaatttaTCTTCCATTTTTCTATATTCAAAGAAGACAAAATTCTCAATTCAAACTTTCACAGATGGGGCTGGACCCCACAAAACTAACACAAAAATGTAATGGATTTGGAATTTTCTAAAGTTGCATCATTTATTTAAAGATGAACTTGGCCGAATTTCAATTTGGCTTTTGTGTAGTCaaaatggagaaaatattttggatcAAGGGGTACATAATTTTTATCTCATGCCTATTtaacaaaaattatattaaagtGTGTTCTCATTGTTCTGAGTTGTATGacaatgttgtttgaggtatgaaGGTACCTCGATTGTTATGAAGATTTATTTTTTTAGTCTTCATCAATTGTGAGAGTCTCTGCGTCGATTGGAGTTGTTCTGATAATTAGGGTTTTGGTTCGCCGATTTTCATCTGGCTGAGTTCATCGGGTCTGTTAGGTTTTCTTATTGGAGCTTATTTCAAAGATTAGGGTTCTTCTATTGCTGATACAAGGTTGTCTCCTTCCGATCGCGAAGGTGTTGGTAACATCGTCTCTCTCATCATCTGTTTTGTTATTGCCTCTGCTTGTTGCTCGAGATTTGTGAGATGTAAAGCCAATTGGTTGTCTGTTATCCTTAAACTGTTGCCGTTCTATTTGGTATTGTGTGGGATTTTTCATATGCTATGACGATTGATAACATTACTTCTCCCTCCGATGTTACTCATGTTGCTGACAAAGGAAACTCTTCTTCCTCTCGTCCTATTGCTTTCCATCTTGATGACTATACTCACCCGTGTCATCCTCTTTATTTACATCCGCCTGATGTCTTAGGAGCCTCTCCAGTCTCCACTCCTTTCGATGGCACTAGCTATGGAAGCTGGCATCGAAATATTCTGGTCGCCCTATCTATGCGCAATAAATTGGACTTTATAAATGGCATTACTAACAAACCACTTGTTGGTTCCCCTATAGTCAGGCAATGGCAACAATGTAATGATTTAGTGGTGTCTTGGCTGACCAATTCTCTCACCAAGGAGATTTCCCGCAGTGTTGAGTATTCAGAACTGGCCAAAGACATTTGGCGTGAGTTAGATGAGAGATATAGTATGGCTGATGGTGCTAGAATTTTTGAACTTAAGAAGGAGTTATCTCACATGTCTCAGGGTCCTTTGGACATAGGCTCTTacttcaacaaaataaaataactttGAGATGAAATAGCTTCCATTTCTGTTAATCACCTATCTATATGCACATGTGGGGGAAATAAAAAGGCTTAGGAAGAGCAGAAGGTATATCAATTCTTAATGGGGCTCAATGAGACTTACCTTCCATTCAAAAGAAATATCTTGATGATAAAACCCCTTCCATCTATAAGTACAGCTTATGGGATTCTACTAAGTGACGAGAAACAAAGGCAAGTATCTTCCATTTCTCAGTTTCCTTCAAACTCTGCTTCTTTTAATGCTGGAGTGCCGAAGCAGCCTTTCCCCTCCAAGGTCACTTCCAGTCCTCAGTGGTCCTCTATCATTTGCAAGTACTATAAGAAACCAGGGCATTCTATTAAAAAGTGCTACAAGCTACATGGTTTtcctcaaaatttcaaattcactAAAGGTATTGCACCTAGGAGAACTGCATCACATGTTGAAGTTCAATCTCCTGTTAACTCTGATGAGATTGGAAATGCTGGTGGTCCTGCCATGCATACTGAGTCTGAGCAGCTTTACACTTTGCCTGGGTTGACCAAGGATCAATACTCTCAGTTGATCACTCTGCTTCAACAGTCTCACCTCTCTGATTCTCCTACTACTCCAAACCTTTTGGCTTCTGCAAATTTTGCTGGTAACTTGTTGCCTGAGAATGGTTTGTTTATAACTTGTCTACTTACTAAAATAAAGAATACTATTTGGATCATAGATGCTGGAGCATCTGGTCACATGACTTTTGATAAGTCCCTTCTCTTTGACATTCAGACTCCACCCATTCCTTACTTAGTTTCTCTTCCTAATGGTTATAAAGTTAGAGTTACCAATATTGGTTCATTAACTTTGTCTCCTGATCTTACCTTTCATAAGGTTCTTTATGTCCCCAGCTTTCAACACAATCTCATTTCTATTTATAAGTTAGTTGAAAAGCCTGGTGATATAGTTTAATTTACCAATACTGGCTGTACTCTACAGGGCCCTTCACTAAAGAAGCCAGTGGTGCTAGGTAGACCAGACAATAGACTTTACAAGCTGTTTCAACTTCTTGCAAATTCTGGTCTTTTGTGTTGTCATTCTACTTTACCCACTATTTTTTCTTGTTCTATTCCCTGTAATCTTTCCTCTACTGAATGTCTTAGTTCACCTAGTAGTCATGCAAGCTTGTCTGTTGATCACACAAATGTAACCACTGATGCACATGTAAATACAGTGAATAAAAAGGATGTTGTTTGGCATTACAGACTTGGGAATTTGTCTTTTTCCAAAATGAAATCTGTTTCGACATGCAGTCCACATTTATCTTCTAAACAATCAACTCGGCATTCGGCTTTAGGACCAAGTATAAAAAAAATTGTAGGATGAAAAATAGAAGCAATAAACTAACACAAAAATGTAATGGGTTTGGAATtttctaaagttgcatcatctatttaaagatgcacTTGGCCGAATTTCAATTTGGCTTTTGAGTAGTCaaaatggagaaaatattttggatcAAGGGGGTGTTAGGGATAtattagatatgccctagatccaatctcatagttgatgatttgaacatatttttgtgaatgttatttgatataaaaatatatggtatttgatattcgtttatcatagttattattaattgcttgattaatttaataaggtccttgattaaattttgagacttgtcatcatgatggagatcatgataatgagagtaaagtctcttacaatttaatctaaattttgttcttgatcgtaggattattaatttggacattagtaattcGGTTATATcgatatttatgtgatcgtctttatgggataaagattagttgatatCATTAACTAAATAACATAAATAGAttatgcatatagagatatgatcattgaaccgattcattggataattcctaatagttagaattaccataaactgtcaataggatattctcttgaagaatgtgatgtaagagtttcttTTGACCTTatatcatcatagtaattgacaagttatttattgtgctttgatactagacacctatggacCTAGGGttatagttgaaaggatattgggtacgattaaatacttcaagaattagtgattgatcaagatggaatatgtcaactcttggtaatgagtatAAGCTCCATGTTCTCATAAATTATaaccgaccaaattaagaccttggccagggcaattgaatgaaagaagaaaagagtttcttaggtcattcaatggtcgattattttTTACATGAACACATAGTCGGTCGCTTATTAGGATTTGACacttgaaccatatcctagggtgacccagAGCCATAAGGGCAGAAGGAATtaatacattattcttctacatGTTCTTGAGAATAGATTGTATACTTCATgatatccggtcgttaaggagtgttgctagacgccaaccttgattagtatattgatgtgatcaatttactaccggttcagtattgaacctatggggtcgcacactaacgagtgttctaatatttgctaaaggattaattactttattatttgataattaaattaaagaatttaattagtcaaataaatttagttattagtccaaataaaatattattatattctttgctagcacagaggatataattaatattgtggacaagttgaagttttctattttaaataagaaaattaaattatatctcttggttgatatatatatatatatatatatatatatatatggacttggtaattataattaatatttatgtatatgaattccataaatgagttacatgtttttattttaaaagtatgactaaattgtagaattcaatttagaattgaattccataaatgagttacatgtttttatcttaaaatgttgactaagttgtagaattcaatttagaattgaattccataaatgagtttgtgatgacccaaaatgtcatctttaaatttaataagtaattatgtgttctaagacctcaaaaagtaccatttatcatttctcgacttgtgtacacagtccgtacaattttccagaaaacttttatgtgaaaaatagattaaaatgtgaaatagagctttaaaactcaactaagttgactttggtcaatattttgagcaaacggacccggattagtgttttgacaattccggtaggtccgtatcattatttgggacttgggagtatgcccggaatcgaatttcgagatctctagcccgagatatggaattttgatgaaacattaaaaccttgaaagcttaatgatttttaaggaaTTACTGATGTAgcatttattgacctcgggtccatattttggctTCGGAGtgcggtataggtccactataatatttatgacttgtctgtcaaatttggtgagaatcggagttgatttgacgtgattcagacatccggttgtgaaaatataagttttaaagtttttttgaaaacttcctttgatttgatgtccgattcgtagttctaggtgttattttggcgatttgattgcgcgaacaagttcgtatgatattttaggacttgggtgcatgtttggtttggagcgcCGAGAGCTCGGataagtttcggataggctacgggatgattttgaacttagaaaaattggtttttgagcttctgctgtcatctggtgcattgtacttcgcgatcgcgg
This DNA window, taken from Nicotiana tabacum cultivar K326 chromosome 4, ASM71507v2, whole genome shotgun sequence, encodes the following:
- the LOC142180152 gene encoding uncharacterized protein LOC142180152; this encodes MTIDNITSPSDVTHVADKGNSSSSRPIAFHLDDYTHPCHPLYLHPPDVLGASPVSTPFDGTSYGSWHRNILVALSMRNKLDFINGITNKPLVGSPIVRQWQQCNDLVVSWLTNSLTKEISRSVEYSELAKDIWRELDERYSMADGARIFELKKELSHMSQGPLDIGSYFNKIK